From Streptomyces sp. CMB-StM0423, a single genomic window includes:
- a CDS encoding multicopper oxidase domain-containing protein: MPRNVFSRRSFTSGAAAAALATPVALSTSGATVTASDDKPQPQPLGEIKRITMYAEAMPDGQLGYGLEPGKPSIPGPLLEMYEGDSMMIKLVNNLDVEASLHVHGVDYDIDNDGTPMTNSAVPPGGSRNYVWHSHTAGTRRDGTIQPGSAGYWHYHDHAVGTPHGSGGVKRGLYGGLIVRRRGDKLPDKQFVIVFNDNTINNVTGHGPDFTATLGERCEIIMITHGEFYHTFHVHGHRWADNRTGMLTSVDDQTPIIDNKICGPGDSFGFQFIAGELVGSGRWMYHCHVQSHADMGMAGLLVVTNPNGTVAGTHNADAMKATRDAPAHGSHDTN; encoded by the coding sequence ATGCCGCGCAACGTTTTTTCCAGAAGGTCCTTCACCAGCGGTGCGGCCGCGGCCGCACTGGCGACCCCGGTCGCCCTGTCCACCTCGGGAGCGACGGTCACGGCGTCCGACGACAAACCCCAACCCCAGCCTCTCGGCGAGATCAAGCGGATCACCATGTACGCCGAGGCCATGCCGGACGGCCAGCTCGGCTACGGCCTCGAACCGGGCAAGCCCTCCATCCCCGGCCCGCTGCTGGAGATGTACGAGGGCGACAGCATGATGATCAAGCTGGTCAACAACCTCGACGTCGAGGCCAGCCTGCACGTCCACGGCGTCGACTACGACATCGACAACGACGGCACGCCGATGACGAACAGCGCGGTCCCGCCGGGCGGTTCGCGCAACTACGTCTGGCACTCGCACACCGCGGGCACCCGCCGCGACGGCACCATCCAGCCGGGCAGCGCGGGCTACTGGCACTACCACGACCACGCGGTCGGCACCCCGCACGGCTCCGGCGGCGTCAAGCGCGGGCTGTACGGCGGCCTGATCGTCCGCCGGCGCGGCGACAAGCTGCCCGACAAGCAGTTCGTGATCGTCTTCAACGACAACACGATCAACAACGTCACCGGGCACGGGCCCGACTTCACCGCCACGCTCGGCGAGCGGTGCGAGATCATCATGATCACGCACGGCGAGTTCTACCACACGTTCCATGTCCACGGCCATCGCTGGGCGGACAACCGTACGGGCATGCTGACCAGCGTGGACGACCAGACACCGATCATCGACAACAAGATCTGCGGACCGGGCGACTCGTTCGGCTTCCAGTTCATCGCGGGCGAACTGGTCGGCTCGGGGCGGTGGATGTACCACTGCCACGTCCAGAGCCACGCGGACATGGGCATGGCGGGCCTGCTGGTGGTGACGAACCCCAACGGCACGGTGGCCGGGACGCACAACGCGGATGCGATGAAGGCCACCCGCGACGCCCCCGCCCACGGCAGCCACGACACGAACTGA
- a CDS encoding ThuA domain-containing protein, whose product MAGPSDAGPLAAGNPPGKAAASVLVFIRVDGEQHAVTRAGIEAIEAIGAQGPETFTVTATDEVTAFTDKNLAKYNAVVFLSPGSDRLNTMQEQSFQRYIKAGGGFLGIHDAARSEPESDWFTGLIGSRPAGTSGGAQEAVVEVGDRLNPATKALPLEWKRSDVWTNWEKNPSGSVHTVARVRENTYQPGTTANGWDHPISWCRDYEGGRSFYTGMGGTAAGFAEENFRSHLRGALLWTTRQARADCQASITANYEATRLTQPNQANQLDQIGEPHGIDIADDGKVYYIGRGGRWSGAPVDVDWNSPQMGKGPGTIHMWDPETQKVTAVGTLDVFGNKGGGDELVKVEEGLLGIALDQDFADNGYVYLHYTPHSGVDRAAHMAERRVSRFTIDQETQKLDTASEKVVLSWPVQVHSCCHAGGDMEWDSKGNLYIATGDTNSSRFSDGYSGNNPEPNFGGVSFADARRTAGNTNNLNGKILRIHPEDDGTYTVPQGNLFTGDEGDGDQARPEIYVMGVRNPSRIEIDANDRLYAGWVGPDAGAPSTTWGPAKYDTFAVITSAGNQGWPYCMGNSQPYRDRNLPDPSQPLDWYDCDNIKNTSPNNDGLTDLPPVRDNNIWYSPQGGGPDYPRNADGVPSYNVNEAQYRLPWLKGGGQAAMTGPVYRYDASSDSDVKWPEYWNEKWFVGDFYDGDQPRHAVVMDPDNAGDGGLPVHAESLDKIIPVGNGGIRNLMDWKFGPDGALYVLDYGRGFFNADSASALWRVTYKGGPATPLPGDLIAKGTQ is encoded by the coding sequence GTGGCAGGACCGTCGGACGCAGGACCGCTTGCGGCCGGCAATCCGCCGGGCAAGGCGGCAGCTTCGGTACTCGTGTTCATCAGGGTCGACGGCGAACAGCACGCCGTGACCCGGGCGGGCATCGAGGCCATCGAGGCGATCGGTGCCCAGGGGCCCGAGACGTTCACGGTGACCGCGACCGACGAGGTCACGGCGTTCACCGACAAGAACCTGGCCAAGTACAACGCCGTCGTCTTCCTGTCACCGGGCAGCGACCGGCTCAACACCATGCAGGAGCAGTCGTTCCAGCGCTACATCAAGGCGGGCGGCGGGTTCCTCGGCATCCATGACGCGGCCCGCTCGGAACCGGAGTCCGACTGGTTCACGGGCCTGATCGGCAGCCGCCCCGCCGGCACCTCCGGCGGCGCGCAGGAGGCCGTCGTCGAGGTCGGCGACCGGCTGAACCCGGCCACCAAGGCGCTCCCGCTGGAGTGGAAGCGCAGTGATGTGTGGACCAACTGGGAGAAGAACCCGTCCGGCAGCGTCCACACCGTCGCCAGGGTCCGGGAGAACACGTACCAGCCGGGCACGACGGCCAACGGCTGGGACCACCCGATCTCCTGGTGCCGCGACTACGAGGGCGGCCGCTCGTTCTACACCGGCATGGGCGGCACCGCCGCCGGCTTCGCCGAGGAGAACTTCCGGTCGCACCTGCGCGGCGCCCTGCTGTGGACCACGCGCCAGGCGCGCGCGGACTGCCAGGCGAGCATCACCGCCAACTACGAGGCGACCCGGCTGACCCAGCCGAACCAGGCGAACCAGCTCGACCAGATCGGCGAGCCGCACGGCATCGACATCGCCGACGACGGCAAGGTCTACTACATCGGCCGCGGCGGCCGCTGGTCCGGCGCCCCCGTCGACGTCGACTGGAACAGCCCGCAGATGGGCAAGGGCCCCGGCACGATCCACATGTGGGACCCGGAGACCCAGAAGGTCACCGCGGTCGGCACGCTCGACGTCTTCGGCAACAAGGGCGGCGGCGACGAGCTGGTCAAGGTCGAGGAGGGCCTGCTCGGCATCGCCCTCGACCAGGACTTCGCCGACAACGGCTACGTGTACCTGCACTACACGCCGCACTCCGGCGTCGACCGTGCCGCGCACATGGCCGAGCGGCGGGTCTCCCGCTTCACCATCGACCAGGAGACGCAGAAGCTCGACACCGCCTCCGAGAAGGTCGTGCTGTCCTGGCCCGTCCAGGTGCACAGTTGCTGCCACGCGGGCGGCGACATGGAGTGGGACTCCAAGGGCAACCTGTACATCGCCACCGGTGACACCAACTCCTCGCGGTTCAGCGACGGCTACTCGGGCAACAACCCGGAGCCCAACTTCGGCGGCGTGTCCTTCGCCGACGCCCGCCGCACCGCGGGCAACACCAACAACCTCAACGGGAAGATCCTGCGGATCCACCCCGAGGACGACGGCACGTACACCGTCCCCCAGGGCAACCTCTTCACCGGCGACGAGGGCGACGGCGACCAGGCCAGGCCCGAGATCTACGTGATGGGCGTCCGCAACCCGTCCCGCATCGAGATCGACGCGAACGACCGGCTCTACGCGGGCTGGGTCGGCCCGGACGCCGGCGCGCCAAGCACCACCTGGGGCCCGGCCAAGTACGACACGTTCGCCGTCATCACCAGCGCGGGCAACCAGGGCTGGCCGTACTGCATGGGCAACTCGCAGCCGTACCGCGACCGCAACCTGCCCGACCCGTCGCAGCCGCTCGACTGGTACGACTGCGACAACATCAAGAACACCTCGCCCAACAACGACGGGCTCACGGACCTTCCGCCGGTCCGCGACAACAACATCTGGTACTCGCCCCAGGGCGGCGGCCCCGACTACCCGCGCAACGCGGACGGGGTGCCCAGCTACAACGTCAACGAGGCGCAGTACCGGCTGCCCTGGCTCAAGGGCGGCGGCCAGGCGGCCATGACGGGCCCCGTCTACCGCTACGACGCCTCCTCCGACAGCGACGTGAAGTGGCCGGAGTACTGGAACGAGAAGTGGTTCGTCGGCGACTTCTACGACGGGGACCAGCCGCGGCACGCCGTGGTCATGGACCCGGACAACGCCGGTGACGGCGGACTGCCGGTGCACGCCGAGTCGCTCGACAAGATCATCCCGGTCGGCAACGGCGGCATCCGCAACCTGATGGACTGGAAGTTCGGCCCCGACGGCGCGCTCTACGTGCTCGACTACGGCCGCGGCTTCTTCAACGCCGACTCGGCGTCCGCCCTGTGGCGGGTGACGTACAAGGGCGGGCCGGCGACGCCGCTGCCCGGGGACCTGATCGCGAAGGGAACTCAATGA
- a CDS encoding OmpL47-type beta-barrel domain-containing protein, with protein sequence MRSGALTAGVLRRALITLVAVCLALLAPGGLPTAGAAAPAEAGAAAQTLTWTAGDSITEYTSAPTTAVAGETTIVFENSAATGNTTGMVHTLTFDTFSDGYNKDVSLNLQASPNDQNNGKWQATVNLSPGKYRYFCAIPGHGSMVGELIVTDGGGEDTTAPETAAEVKGEQDANGAYLGSATVELSATDDMSGVDRIDYALDGATGWTAYEAPVVVNTPGEHTVRFRATDKAGNTAGEKSVTFTVTEANDTTPPTVTASVSGEQNDDGAYLDMAMVTLKGADTGGSGLDRVEYSVGGSAFQRYTEMLHVMTVGEHTVSYRATDKAGNSSEVGTVTFKIVERYPNPDPDCPELDSRPIVFIGQYDTHVPNRVTANGCTINEVIEDEKAWPKQKAFLDHIRDVTDELYADAVINGEERQMIRDTARESGIGKPGQNEGYTPIFTGTENSFSQWQQVGGGSFNLNGDGSMTSGTTVGGMGMLWYPQAQYGDFSLKLQWRDDAPGSGRTNSGVFVRFPDVRDHPDESRPEWVAIKYGHEVQVFDSEAGDQYKTGSIYGFDRVDHGSAGVTPKGTWNDYEIRVVGQKYSIYRNGVLLNEFENSPGQLFSPPRGDDPGTDGRQHAKGYIGLQVHGTTDVVSYRDIRIKPL encoded by the coding sequence ATGAGATCCGGAGCTCTGACCGCGGGCGTACTGCGGCGGGCGCTGATCACACTGGTGGCGGTCTGCCTGGCGCTGCTCGCGCCGGGCGGCCTGCCCACCGCGGGCGCCGCGGCGCCCGCCGAGGCCGGGGCGGCGGCGCAGACGCTGACCTGGACCGCGGGTGACAGCATCACCGAGTACACGTCCGCGCCCACGACGGCGGTGGCGGGGGAGACGACCATCGTCTTCGAGAACAGCGCCGCCACCGGCAACACCACCGGCATGGTGCACACGCTGACGTTCGACACGTTCAGCGACGGCTACAACAAGGACGTCAGCCTCAACCTCCAGGCGTCCCCGAACGACCAGAACAACGGCAAGTGGCAGGCGACGGTCAACCTCTCGCCGGGCAAGTACCGCTACTTCTGCGCGATTCCCGGCCACGGTTCGATGGTCGGCGAGCTGATCGTCACGGACGGCGGCGGCGAGGACACCACGGCGCCCGAGACGGCCGCCGAGGTCAAGGGCGAGCAGGACGCGAACGGCGCGTACCTGGGCAGCGCGACGGTCGAGCTGTCCGCCACCGACGACATGTCGGGGGTCGACCGCATCGACTACGCCCTGGACGGGGCCACGGGCTGGACCGCGTACGAAGCGCCCGTCGTGGTCAACACCCCGGGCGAGCACACCGTCAGATTCCGGGCCACCGACAAGGCGGGCAACACCGCCGGGGAGAAGTCGGTGACCTTCACAGTCACCGAGGCGAACGACACGACGCCGCCCACGGTCACCGCTTCGGTCAGCGGTGAGCAGAATGACGACGGCGCGTACCTGGACATGGCCATGGTCACGCTGAAGGGGGCCGACACCGGCGGCTCCGGCCTGGACAGGGTCGAGTACTCGGTGGGTGGCAGCGCCTTCCAGAGGTATACCGAGATGCTGCACGTCATGACCGTCGGCGAGCACACGGTCAGCTACCGGGCCACCGACAAGGCGGGGAACTCCTCCGAGGTCGGGACGGTCACTTTCAAGATCGTCGAGAGGTACCCCAACCCCGACCCGGACTGCCCGGAGCTGGACTCGCGTCCGATCGTCTTCATCGGCCAGTACGACACCCACGTGCCCAACCGCGTCACCGCGAACGGCTGCACGATCAACGAGGTGATCGAGGACGAGAAGGCGTGGCCGAAGCAGAAGGCGTTCCTGGACCACATCCGGGACGTCACCGACGAGCTGTACGCGGACGCCGTCATCAACGGCGAGGAGCGCCAGATGATCCGCGACACGGCGAGGGAGTCGGGGATCGGCAAGCCGGGCCAGAACGAGGGCTACACCCCGATCTTCACCGGCACGGAGAACTCCTTCTCCCAGTGGCAGCAGGTCGGCGGCGGCAGCTTCAACCTCAACGGGGACGGCTCGATGACGAGCGGGACGACCGTGGGCGGCATGGGCATGCTCTGGTACCCGCAGGCCCAGTACGGTGACTTCTCGCTCAAGCTGCAGTGGCGCGACGACGCCCCGGGCAGCGGGCGCACCAACTCGGGCGTCTTCGTCCGCTTCCCGGACGTGCGCGACCACCCGGACGAGTCGCGGCCCGAGTGGGTGGCGATCAAGTACGGGCACGAGGTGCAGGTCTTCGACTCGGAGGCCGGCGACCAGTACAAGACCGGCTCGATCTACGGCTTCGACCGGGTCGACCACGGCTCGGCCGGGGTGACGCCGAAGGGCACGTGGAACGACTACGAGATCCGGGTGGTGGGTCAGAAGTACTCGATCTACCGCAACGGCGTGCTCCTCAACGAGTTCGAGAACTCCCCGGGGCAGCTCTTCTCGCCGCCGCGCGGCGACGACCCGGGCACGGACGGCCGCCAGCACGCGAAGGGCTACATCGGCCTCCAGGTGCACGGCACGACGGACGTGGTCTCGTACCGCGACATCCGGATCAAGCCGCTGTGA